In the genome of Aedes aegypti strain LVP_AGWG chromosome 2, AaegL5.0 Primary Assembly, whole genome shotgun sequence, the window ccgcttCGAGGAATAATTCATCGAAGAGGAAAGGCATCTCTTATCATGGCAGCGTAATGGCCGAGAAAACGTCGGTTTGCGGTCGCATCtcttcatcctcggttctgccccacgctcgccaaatcgatacgtacttgatccgcccacctagcttgctgcactccacgcctttgttaagtataaagtttctgtaatcattgaatactaattgaaaggtaaatcaaatgaacttattatttaactaataacaaatttgttccacagagcgatttacaaaacaccacacaaaatccctcctttcacatatccttaggcaaaacacttcactaccgttatatgtatgactgattcatgttctttcgaccttgcatcattcatacgtgtaggggaagtctagagtaaaagcaaaacttaaagaaccttctggtcaaagatgttgcgttgcctacttcccaaactccaaaacccccagtgtattatggaaggtgtgagtttttaaacttatgctggagacttggcccctgacccccttgtacatcaataaaataaaataaaataaaaatgttgctTTTCATGTGTTGTTGATGACGAGCGGCAAAAAATATCGAACAATTGCgattaaaattgctgttgcaagttaccccacaagggtggTCAAAAACTCTTTTGAATTATTATAGTGtttaagcatcaaattatcaaaacttttatattgtctATTTGTAtactactaagtactgtaactaATGGCAATAGCCTCAAATGACATAATTCCaccgtttgtgtggtacgaggaacgattttcagcattaatttcatacaattcAACATGCAACATGATTTTCACCTCCATTAAACCAACCAGAAAAGAAACAATACCCAAACACTCACAAAAATCTTCTGTTATGTACCTATGATCAATAAacggtaaaataaaacataataatttGACTCAATGCTCAACAAAATGTTTATTCGTTTGCATGTTGAAGTggtgcaagtttcacccctgttgcaagatacCCTGTTTGACGGTactttatgataagctagggagaaaacaatattgcgcgacatattttgagtgaataaattttgagtttgatcacaattcggatccactaccggcaccgattccgggtgaatggccatatcttggttgtttctggaccgatcttaatacttggcgcaccaatcgcttcatgtgtagtaaaatttttgattttttagccgaaacctttgctaaaaacacgtcataattttactgcataagacatgcttccggaaatccggattatcaccggtatccggtagtcatagttcatctccatggatgcacctcaaaactagattagttgacccgtccattatttcttaaagaattgaaatcggtcaatctttgtcaaagttacagcattccaaagttggcccaatttttgtcTGTCCCTGTGTGTTTGTTACCTCCTtagacaaccccctgtatatcaaatattccatcatttgcgatactttaaaaatgggtagggtacaaaaaaaggGCGGgagctccctgcaaatcttattacaactcttcatattgtatttaaagttgaaaacattatatggcacatgaattccgctgtcctgaatataaaacactgtgtcggtttattgattagattagatttttaaataaaaaatgcaaaaagttcaagtatattttaaaaatgacctggggcagacacgaacattctgaaaacgccattatttttgtttatttttatactttcaagcccggggtgtctggtctctgtgcattcagatcgactttttttgtcgaacagtgtaatttaTGGAGtttgtgaatttttgaaatgttaagGATTGTCTCTAAATATTCGTAGGGCAGCGTTAATTTATTAAGTAAAGCTAAAACTGACAATTTAGTTAGACAGTTAGTTTGTTAGAAAGGATAATGGCTAAGGAAGTAGTTTGTGAatcatattttatcaaaatagcaATACAAATTAAGCGAATTTTTCGAACGAACGTTCGTGTATTGCCTATTTAGTATAATTAAGACTTAGGAGTTTGGTATTGATACTAATCGatgatttttatatttctaGAATTGGCGCGGAATCGCTGGCCGTGGCGCAGAACAACTATGCTGTCCTGTGGTTCAAAGGAAAAGAGCTGAACATGGTCTTTGGGCTGCAGCTTTCATTCGCTCGTGTTGGGAGTACTGTTAACTTCCTGGTCATGGTTCCCGTGTACAACTACGTCCGAGGACTCGGCTATGAGGGTCACCAGTGTATGGGCGTTGTACTTCTGATAGCCACTCTGACCTGTGTCATGTCGATGCTTTGTGCCTTGGTACTTGGCTGGATGGACAAGCGAGCGGCTCGAATTCTCAAACGTAACGATAATCCACCAAACGGAGAAGTTGCTAAGCTTTCGGATATCAGCACATTCAAGGTCACGTTCTGGATGGTGACAGTGATCTGCGTTGCATATTACGTGGCCATTTTCCCCTTCATCGCGTTGGGAAAGGTATTCTTCATGCGCAAGTTCGGTTTCACCCCGGAAGATGCCAACACCGTGAATTCGATCGTTTACATCGTGGCCGGAGTGGCAAGCCCCATCTTCGGATTGATCGTAGACCGAACGGGACGGAACGTGCTGTGGGTGTTCCTGTCGATTGTGGTCACGATGGTAGCCCATGGTCTGCTGGCTTTCACCTTCTACAATCCGTACATTGCGATGATCACGATGGGACTGGCCTATTCAATGTTGGCCAGCAGTCTTTGGCCTCTGGTGGCACTGATCGTCCCAGAATACCAACTGGGAACAGCCTACGGAATGTGAGTCAAACCTAAGATCAATTCTTCTCAAATTGCTTACGTCGTCTCATTTTTCCAGATGCCAATCGGTGCAAAACCTTGGGCTAGCCGTCATTTCCATGTTCTCGGGGCTGATTGTCGACGAAGGAGGTTACTTCatgctggaaatatttttcatcgGTTGGCTAGTTAGTAAGTACTCGACCCCATTTGGAGCACTGTTTCAATTTCACAACCTGCGATGCTTTGTTTCAGTTTCGCTGATAGCGACGATCGTCATTTGGCTGTACAATTCCAACAATAATGGAGTGCTAAACATGTCGCCTTCGGAGCGCGATTCACACGCCAATAAACTGTAAGTATCAACACTTTTTGTCCGAGGGTGGGGAATGATGCGGAGGGTATGACTAATCCAAAAACTGTTGAATTTCATCTAGAGTGGGCGAGTATGAGTCTTTTTGAGGGGACCGGTTCTTCGGGAGGTTGGCTGTGAGGTCGTTGTAGATAGTGTAGGGTGTGGCGGGGCAAAGCGCGTCAGCTCTCAGGAACGGTTGCTGCAATCGTTATGTTACAAACAACTTAGTTGTAGTTTGCATGCACATCATGTGATATTGTTATATATATCGTTAATACtccattcaatattatttttgaataaaacagctttctaaaataaacttttttgatGCTTATTTTTCTGATACATCTATCATTTACTTTTTTTCATTCACATTCTCATTGATTTTTTAATACTCGTTTAAAATTTTAGCACAGATAGAAAGCTGTTAAAGTAGTCAGCTAAAATCTTAACAGATGGGCATGCAGTAGACTACTAAGTAATAGATTGTTGAGAAATGAGTGTGTATAGAATACTATGTAAGTTATGCAGGATCATATGACTTCTTTAGAATATCTGTATATTTATCTAGAAAATATGAGAATTTTCATAGATTCATTTAAGAGAGTTCTCTTTGACAAGAGTATAGTTTTCCGTCTGTGTCgagtaccgtaaagtgccgtaattcagcgcagtcaaggaataaaacgattcaaatgattacttgaaaaatagtattgcatcaacaaaaaaagctttatgggtggatcgctggcaaatttattctagattataggaaaaatataaactagactgtattcataatttacattcatgaattgtttgaaatagttcactcgttgaaattgcctaattccgcgcattttttaaacgcttttccatattccaTATTGATGAGGGGCTGCATCCATTCGTTACGTAAcacttaaaaatgaaaattttcaaccccctccccttccgtaacactttttgtaagaGAAAACGTAGAGTTTTGTACGAACCGTAACTTTTTAGTCtacgttcagtttttttttattatttttttgtctaTCACATGAAATAAAGATAACCAATACCGTGGCATTGGTACGTGTGAATTTCgtctaggggaaagtggggAAATTTGGCCATCTTAAGAAAAGTCGTTAGTATTGCAATTTTTAGATCAATACACTAGATATGCACGATTTCCGTTGTCTTAAAAAAATCACGAATGAGTTTTTCGTCGATTTTTTTGtcgatggggtgatatgagcaccctattttatgttgtaaaattatCTCATAGAATCTAACAATTTCACTGAACTGGAAAGCTTAGAAATGAAATACTCTTTCGAaatctactgagctcatatttggtttaaatatgtttctaattgcatagttttagacaattcgatcgagaaaaaccccccatcttcttcttcttggcattaacgggaatcgaacccagacacattcagcatggctttgctgtgtagccgcggactctaatcactctgctaaggaaggcccctgaaaaacccccatgccaatgtgaatcattccaccccattggcgaaaccgccccgactacccctattTGTATTCCGCACTGTTCATACAATACAAGGACTAGTTCGCATTATTGCTTGGAATCAATAAGTTTTAAGCAAATCAATTAATGGTATCCACTAATACCACGGGTAACTGAAACTGAATTATTTTAAGCAACAAAGAAACCTCAGAAGAACCtaagggtcatccataaattacgtcacacaaaatatggccattttcAATCCCTCTCCTCCGTAttatcatactttttgtatggaggctTGGTAAATTATGTAGGGAACGTATCGTTTCCGTAAATCATTTCCCGAGAATGTGTCGTAATTTGTGGGGTCTTCTACAAATAACGACATATGTtgattttccaataattctatATGGATATATTATACAATCCATATAGAATCCAATAAGAATCATAAACAAGTGTACATTGGCAATGTTATGTGTGGTTCATTATGCTAAGTCAATTTTGTGCGCACGGATGTATAGACTATTTTTTTGGGGCTGTGCATAAACCACGTAGTATTTTTCCCTttaagggaccgtccataaatgacgtagcattttagagGGAGGGGGAAGTCTACGATTTTgctacgaaccatgtattaAGTGTGGAAAAAAGGCTACgaagggggagggggtgtcaaaaattggtcaaaaaaTACTAcgttaaggagtgtatcgaaaagtagtcgcaaactttcaaaacggtctcaaaaataatgggttgaatctacaaacaattttttgatcacaaatgctttacaatgtatttaaaaatgatgattcggtgatattgtttcaataaagtggcattttgcatgataattttgcaaattactaacagatgtcgatgaaaatcttgcaaaCCTCTGgaaaaattgatatgttaataaatgtgttaaattttaagaaaaaatggttttgtttATGCTAgtatattctgtgccacaatTCTCAGGACatagtgtaaaaaatattttgaaaaattcattaacaagcatttgagagcaaatacaaaaatcgaaaaaagtcgatttttaaggacctcgtttttttgattttttcattcatggtaatatcgaacgattgtaacaaatgaaaaattgtttttttgattggaaaagtttctttgcatatttatgaagtaacgtaaacaaaatatgttactctaaggtaccgcggggcaagtgggtaaatggggtaagtgaaaataattggtatattttactaAATACgagaattaacgttttaaactcatgcgtaaacccttgaggccattgagaacattacgataggtaagagatttctgagatttttgagCCATTATTGCACaatagagcgaaagattgttaacctgttaaatataactccgtaacaagttggcggcgtgcaatcttattttaatattttcagcggaaaaaagttgcggaaaataattttctgtaccactttaagttgtcccctctgacagtattaaactgaaataaaaaaagttttagaattaattcgacatagacctaaaaataactgaaTTGAAACAcaatcaattttcttatcacgtggggcaagtgaaaagtttctcattagagattgaatttgtgttttctctttaggtagctataaaTATACAAGGTTCGcagttatcatagaacaacagaacgtgctgataattcaagaaacattatactcaaagcgttaaaagctattatcatagccaaatcatggaacttctctaaaataaggttgccaaatattacgatatgattatgtttacttcggacagccgattaaaaggaagacgttgattgaaatattccaatataagagaacgcacggacatctcgtggaatgtctatgtaaagctagttcaaaacataaaaatggggtataggtctatccacataagaaagtttccaaatacttcattgaaggattccgtttgatttctcccgaagattTATCCGATGTCATAtgcgattttcttaaaaacaaataacgagcggtggaaattctacagagcagaaatgcaattgcggTCCCATGatgaactaacattggaaatgttgcagttatagtgttgtcaaatcatttcaacaaacataacttaacagaagaaaattcaagtaacaagagtaaaattttctttgtttacatgttacttatgttattgttcattgggacgccttaacaaataTCAAAGGTAAtataaatcgtgaatataactgttagtttttgaatgtattgttcaaaacgataaacttttcacttgccccacttgtgcggcaagtgaaaagtaaagagacgtttttcaaaaactttttctgtacttttttcttcaattttacataaaaatgaatttcagcatactgattatatttggtgggagtcaagctaaaaaatatacacgacctcatttgttttaatttaaagtctctagaatatgaagaatcccaactatgcgaaatccattacccacttgccccacggtatcttatataattaccgctgtatatgacagagcttcagaagttgattaaaaaaagtgactttctaaaaccgaccttgttccaataattgagctttttaagagcaataatttattttatgaatttctctttacgtgctgtgtgaagtaaacatattttccgatagatTAAGCTTTTcgtcctattttgtttgatatacattttgttcaatacaaattatcgaatcttcagaagacacttcaaaaatgtaattttgtgcaagattttattttccatgcttCATAAACCTTGATGTATTTATATTGggactgcatattattcaatatttttttagctgctttaatatttgatgacatgatgaagacTTGCGtgcaaaaagcttttaaaaatatgaactatgctctgagatataccgttttgaatgtttgcgactacttttcgatacactccttatttatggacgctgcctaagtggGTGTTCTCTATATTCCGCTTGTACATGAAACGTATGTATGCATGAAGTTACTTTTCAGAGAAATAGACAGATGTGAACACGTATATAACATGTTTTACTTGTCTGTTGTTATACGAAgaacagtgcgcggaattagggcattatggaaaaaagacgtagcctaattccgcgcaatacttttttgaataaaactcaATAATTATGGTAATATTTGGtaagatttcatagaagcaGCATGGAACATATCCGTAGCAAGTAGTTGCATggaatattgcataaaaaatgaattatttttgataaaGAAATCGCGTTTGTTGTTGTTCTACAGTCTTAGCACGGACGCaaagaaaattagaaaaatgacgTCTACTCCAACGGGCCTTCACTAATTATTTTTTATGCCgcgaaaaaatgccttatttgcttttatttgtgattcaaacttatGCTAAATCAAAGTAGCCTCGAATAGCATTAAAAGTTGTTGAAATATTAATGTGTATttccatatataaataattttgtatgaaatgcgcggaattaggcactgcgctgaattagggcactttacggtacctATATCATACAACCGCGTTTACATTAGTCTTGAgttcgtccataaaccacgttgtCCGTTTTTAATTAGTTTTGATCTTCTCCCATTCTGACTAACGCCATCATTTTACTCTGTTGATTGccaaaatcgttgcaatctacACCTTCTCTTCGGTGTATTGCTCAACACAATGTCGTTCAAAATATCTACAAATTATCAAAATATATGGGGTAGACTGgttcaaaatatcgtttttgctccacaccgctcattcgattcaagatcaaattcttcaaagttaatatgggaattactatggaaaagcaagcaaatcaTTCAACCGGCTATAGTGTTTGACTATGTGCTTTtagggattagagctacgttcaTTTATCACCTGTGAGATACATTtattagctacaactttgccgaagattgttttcaaatcggactactcagtaattagttattgatttatatctaaTCGCAAACTCTTCTACAGTGCTCTTTTAtattctgaacaggcaacattgctgcatttGGCGTGAAAGATAGCATGCACAAAtaatggctactatgttttactgcatatatccagtgatgcctgctgAACAGCccaattattatagccaaagttttacaactcatataaaaatcaataactaattaatgAGGCGTCCACgatgctcccctgaccgttattatcagaaaaaaatctccataaaatctgtgctcaccagtcgttttctatagctaagctgcatgtctgggcaaaaattcaaaaaaatcgtagggcccgttttgcagttacgccctttttattgtataaatctactaattcaaaggaaatctgagatatttgaacggattttcattggccgtgattatcagaagaaatataccatcaaaatttggttcaaagttggtttgtttagtgatttgtaacctcttggtggagttttgaatgagaaaataggcgaaatttgaagttacaccctttttgaggtgtaatcattgaaaacaatgatttcaaataGATTgattaggcattctaatactgataagcatgttcaaataatttcaatgaTCATATGATCAATATGATCATTTTTTCCAAGGCTCAAGCgctttaaggcattacggagccatttttgtgacattattattattcaaaaaatattgttatagccCAACTAGTGACCCCTTCAGCTGTTCCGGCTAACTTTGTACTGCGCTAGAGCTTGAAGTTCAATCGTTTAGTAATGGACTTTGGCTAAACTATGGAAATCTATaccactgtcaatacttttgtgatcatttgtagcatacattactacaTTCAGATTTTGCACAAATCTACAATATTTCCTTTGGGTTTCCCGGTCTTTTCGATTACACAAACCCATAAGAGCCCTggataaatacaatagtgaaagaaaTGTATACATCAATTTACTCATTCTCAGGCTAACTCGCTAAGAGAAAGCATCAGTACTTGAAATACGCTTAAGAGAAGTAAGAAACAtgcgttattatttggtttcattgattttaaaatcataacacttgcAGAGCTTAATGTTACATATCTTCCTTAAGTATCAAAActctcttgagaagattcttAACCCCGAATTTCATTTCCCGGAATTTCTTCATCCCGAGTTACATTACACTGAACGCACTGTTACGGTGAAGGCTATTGTCCCGGATATATTATTACCTTGAACGATATTAtcccgtgataatggaattcgaagtaatgCATTTGGAACTGGAACTCACGGTGATGGTCTTCAGGTATTCGGGCTAATGGATCTCAAAGTTAAAGGGTATATTTTTAAAAGGATTTATTAAATGTGATAAACATATAGCTAGCTTGTGTCATGGATTGTTGTCAGCAATTGTTCATGGATTCTacgtaaatttcagttttggttaccggaaaattgtaaattgttctgtggccctGTTGATTACCTGCTGATCTACCTACCATAATATGGTTTGaatcctacacaaactgaagatttatatgtaaactttattttttttatcgcgAGCTGTGCTTGTGAAATAAAATCACACCAGCTGCTATGACCCTTTacgaacgaaaaaaaatcatactttggAAGCTACACAAAGTTTTTCAAACtgacaaagacaaacatttAATATTGAGCTCTGTAAATGCTACAATTTTGAATtccattaaacaaaaaaataaactttgcaTTATATTATTCCATTTTGAATCGCTGCTTTCTACGTCGTTAATTTTATTGTATTCCATACACTGCTACCTATAACCAAAAACTTAactttttaagtattatttgaCGTATGCTTTGAATTTGATATACAACAGGTAGCAATCAGTTGCTTTtcaaataatctgaatcgtgagtacattGGCCCACCAACCTATTCAGAAAAATGtgctacaagaactaatttggttaaatgatgaaattagctccgtaatgccttacagcacttgagcctatggaaaatcagttAATAGTGAAAGACTTTTGTGGCATATGAGTGCattgtgtcattgaaaacatttgaacatgctcaacggtattagaatgcctaattatttttcttaaaattagtgttttcaatggtaaCACCTCAAAAAgggcataacttcaaatttcgcctattttctcattcaaaactccaccaaGAGGTTACAAATCACTAAACGAACcaactttgaaccaaattttgatgatatattttttctgagAATCACGGCTATTGAAAATCCGttaaaatatctcagatttcctttgaattgaTAGACTTAGACAATCAAAAGGGCGCAACTGCAAAACGggcccaaagattttttttttaaattttgcccagacatgcagcttagccatagaaaacgactggtgaacacagatttgatggagtttttttctgataataacggtcaggggagcaccgtggcgtccgatttgaaaacatacttcggcaaagatgtagccagtgctgttaaatgtcaaaattttggaaaagttCAAATGCTTATAGCACCCTCGCATGTGAAATATTGCATCAGCATATATTGGCAACAAATAGTAATTCGGAGAAGGTAATCGGGAAAAACATATTCCGATGACAATTTCCACTAGGAgtgatgatattagcaatattcaaatgtcaaagtcacgtgaaattcatgacaTTGAACAGCCCTGGATGTAGCTgataaatgtatctcacagtatgaacgtagctctaatcccctagagcacatgggcaaacactatgaccggttgaatgatttgcttgcttttcccataatgattcccatataaactttgaagagcttgtgcagtctcaattttcctccgaatgagctcaaatatTGGGAGGACGCTtagaatttgattttaaatCGAATGagcaaaaaatgagtttttaaaCCACTCTAATATGGGGTCTACGAAAATTTTCTGCTAGCTTTCAGttactgcattttttgagtTTGGTTGTGCAGACGTATGGCTAGCTTTTAATGGTCCAACTTGATAAGCTTTACTGTGCTTGGGCTTTTGAATGGTATTTTTAACACCCCTCGAAGTGAGTTTCAATGGCCGCTAAAAAAACGCAGGCAGTTCCTTCACTGTCTTGGCTCTCAGCGACATTCCAGTGTTGaacgaagtgctgcttccatcaTTCGATAATTTCACGTACGTCCGTCAAAACGCTTCTATTTTTATCTCTGCATATCTTGACTCGTGATACGTAACCATACCGAGATGCATCGAGCTTCTAATAAAACTTTTATGTTCTTCAATTTCAATATCATCCGGGATCTATCATGATCGtttcttttttcgattttcagtCGCCCGACGTCCCCTCTCCTGGTCTTTTGTCcgcacaaattttaaaatttgtatggatctTGGTCATACGTTAAAGCACCCTTTTCCCCATGGATGACCACGTTTTCAATAGACGGACCCTAAGTATGTAAAGCTAAAAGTAGTCAcgatactcaagattttcagaatAATCCGATATTCCACAAAGTCCTGTGCGGACAGCGACATGATCATGAAGTGAACCCCTCTAATAGCAGcataaaattttgttgtttgacTTGTTTGGTTTTCGATATTActgcatcattttttcacaagttctaaaaaactcttctattttaagaACCTGTATCGGGTTTGGTCATTAGTCGCTTTGTTCGTTATTCGCTTTTCGAAAGTATactgtgaaaaaaaatgtaacacatCGGTGCAATTGTTTTCTAGTACACGCcaaacttgctccgctcaaaaatgagtgccgagcacACAAAATCGGCTTCTTTTTATGCAGCACATTTTCTGTGCAAAGGAGGCTGTAcgcagttttgtgcaaacggtggtaaacaaaaacGAATGAGTGAATTGCGCACAGCGGAGATACGCtcggaatgcggaattcgcttttcatttttgtgttgcttttgaaaacattccaattttaaataGGGTGATCATCTCC includes:
- the LOC5567335 gene encoding major facilitator superfamily domain-containing protein 1 isoform X2, with the translated sequence MPRLYDDDEARRPILQPDTDSEEPTSGSRIIRQSDDDELSQGRTGCGTSACCNPTSALHRFMALILMCLVGFGSYFCYDNPGALQDKFKSDLDLSTTQFVWLYSIYSWPNVILCFIGGFLIDRVFGIRLGTIIYMFILLIGQLIFATGGLINQFWLMILGRFLFGIGAESLAVAQNNYAVLWFKGKELNMVFGLQLSFARVGSTVNFLVMVPVYNYVRGLGYEGHQCMGVVLLIATLTCVMSMLCALVLGWMDKRAARILKRNDNPPNGEVAKLSDISTFKVTFWMVTVICVAYYVAIFPFIALGKVFFMRKFGFTPEDANTVNSIVYIVAGVASPIFGLIVDRTGRNVLWVFLSIVVTMVAHGLLAFTFYNPYIAMITMGLAYSMLASSLWPLVALIVPEYQLGTAYGICQSVQNLGLAVISMFSGLIVDEGGYFMLEIFFIGWLVISLIATIVIWLYNSNNNGVLNMSPSERDSHANKLVGEYESF
- the LOC5567335 gene encoding major facilitator superfamily domain-containing protein 1 isoform X1 produces the protein MPRLYDDDEARRPILQPDTDSEEPTSGSRIIRQSDDDELSQGRTGCGTSACCNPTSALHRFMALILMCLVGFGSYFCYDNPGALQDKFKSDLDLSTTQFVWLYSIYSWPNVILCFIGGFLIDRVFGIRLGTIIYMFILLIGQLIFATGGLINQFWLMILGRFLFGIGAESLAVAQNNYAVLWFKGKELNMVFGLQLSFARVGSTVNFLVMVPVYNYVRGLGYEGHQCMGVVLLIATLTCVMSMLCALVLGWMDKRAARILKRNDNPPNGEVAKLSDISTFKVTFWMVTVICVAYYVAIFPFIALGKVFFMRKFGFTPEDANTVNSIVYIVAGVASPIFGLIVDRTGRNVLWVFLSIVVTMVAHGLLAFTFYNPYIAMITMGLAYSMLASSLWPLVALIVPEYQLGTAYGICQSVQNLGLAVISMFSGLIVDEGGYFMLEIFFIGWLVISLIATIVIWLYNSNNNGVLNMSPSERDSHANKLRIEEANKTLEGVQPVSSEGSLNADQQEAQQQHSAVAPESIRNRYVSRVLDGANQSDSEPLIE